In a genomic window of Sporosarcina trichiuri:
- the qoxD gene encoding cytochrome aa3 quinol oxidase subunit IV gives MKQLFPAQHVMGFLFSLLLSLIALVAVLFDLSFAAGMTILVVTALVQAGLQLFLFMHVKENAESKTLYMNILYALFVGLVTIFGTLFAMQWGYMVK, from the coding sequence ATGAAACAGTTATTTCCCGCCCAGCATGTCATGGGCTTCCTGTTTTCGCTTCTACTGTCCCTCATCGCGCTCGTCGCTGTTCTGTTCGACCTGTCCTTTGCGGCCGGCATGACGATCCTCGTCGTGACGGCTCTTGTTCAGGCCGGACTCCAGCTGTTCCTGTTCATGCACGTGAAAGAGAATGCAGAAAGCAAAACGCTGTATATGAATATCCTCTATGCGCTGTTCGTCGGACTGGTCACCATCTTCGGCACCCTGTTCGCGATGCAGTGGGGATATATGGTGAAATGA
- the qoxC gene encoding cytochrome aa3 quinol oxidase subunit III: MKIDHTVPMEYSTDENKMKILGFWIFLGAEIALFSTLFAVYFTLQSNTNVGPSATDLFHLSPVMIETVLLLSSSFTIGLAIHAMRLGLKKPMLTFFGITLLLGACFLGVEVYEFVTYVSEGATIQTSGFLSALFTLLGTHGLHVTFGLLWGGAIIVQIAKRGFTPETANKSFIFSLYWHFLDVVWIFIFSFVYLKGLMG, translated from the coding sequence ATGAAAATTGACCACACAGTGCCGATGGAATACAGTACCGATGAGAACAAGATGAAGATCCTCGGATTCTGGATCTTCCTCGGGGCGGAAATCGCCCTGTTCTCCACCTTGTTCGCCGTATATTTCACGCTGCAGAGCAATACGAATGTCGGCCCTTCCGCAACCGATCTGTTCCATCTCAGCCCGGTCATGATCGAAACGGTCCTCCTGCTGTCCAGCAGTTTCACGATCGGACTTGCCATTCATGCCATGCGGCTCGGCCTGAAAAAGCCGATGCTGACATTTTTCGGGATCACCCTTCTGCTGGGTGCCTGCTTCCTCGGCGTGGAAGTGTACGAATTCGTCACCTATGTCAGTGAAGGGGCGACGATTCAGACGAGCGGCTTCCTGTCCGCCCTGTTCACCCTTCTCGGCACACACGGACTGCACGTCACGTTCGGTCTGCTCTGGGGCGGCGCGATCATTGTACAGATCGCCAAACGCGGCTTCACACCGGAAACAGCGAACAAATCCTTCATCTTCTCGCTGTACTGGCACTTCCTGGACGTGGTCTGGATTTTCATCTTCAGCTTCGTCTACCTGAAAGGACTGATGGGATGA
- a CDS encoding M20 metallopeptidase family protein: protein MNEHNLELAVQLRHELHAHPELSNEETWTKQHLMSFLKTHTTNLELIDRGNWFYAAYRSGDGKPNIAFRADFDALPMDEVIDLPWASEYPGKAHKCGHDGHSSTLAVFALEIDQNGADQNVFFLFQPAEETGDGAIQCVDLIEDEQIDEIYAYHNMSGLPFKTVAVKDGTMMCASKGMTIQLAGSPAHASQPENGQNPALAIANIIRSIEDFTSPEQNEGLVLCTVVQIDAGEKAFGMSASKGTLRMTIRALYEKELDRLQSNLEDCANHQAEEHGLAVSFEYQDEFPETANAKECSDKFRESAKAGGLEILELPEAYRGSEDFGHLSKRTKGAYCFVGNGEEYPNVHTSEYDFRDKLIETGVQLFKGVLAQ, encoded by the coding sequence ATGAACGAACACAACTTGGAGCTGGCTGTCCAGCTTCGGCACGAGCTCCATGCCCATCCGGAACTGTCCAACGAAGAGACATGGACGAAACAGCATCTTATGTCCTTTTTGAAAACGCATACAACCAATCTGGAATTGATCGACCGCGGCAATTGGTTCTATGCGGCATACCGTTCCGGTGACGGTAAGCCGAACATCGCATTCCGGGCGGATTTCGACGCTCTTCCAATGGATGAAGTCATCGACCTGCCTTGGGCATCCGAATATCCGGGTAAAGCCCATAAATGCGGCCATGACGGGCATTCCTCCACCCTGGCAGTGTTTGCACTTGAAATCGACCAGAACGGTGCGGACCAGAACGTTTTCTTCCTGTTCCAGCCCGCTGAAGAGACCGGTGACGGCGCCATTCAATGTGTGGATCTTATTGAAGATGAGCAGATAGATGAAATCTATGCTTATCACAATATGAGCGGCCTCCCATTCAAGACGGTTGCAGTAAAAGACGGGACGATGATGTGCGCATCCAAAGGGATGACCATCCAACTCGCTGGGTCCCCGGCGCATGCAAGCCAGCCGGAGAACGGGCAGAACCCGGCACTGGCAATCGCCAATATTATCCGGTCCATAGAAGACTTTACGTCACCTGAACAGAACGAAGGACTTGTACTCTGCACAGTTGTACAGATCGATGCCGGCGAGAAGGCGTTCGGCATGTCCGCTTCCAAGGGGACGCTCCGAATGACGATCCGTGCGCTGTATGAAAAGGAACTCGACCGTCTGCAGAGCAACCTGGAAGATTGTGCAAACCACCAGGCGGAAGAGCATGGACTTGCGGTGTCATTCGAATACCAGGACGAATTCCCGGAAACGGCGAATGCCAAAGAGTGCTCGGACAAATTCCGGGAAAGCGCCAAGGCCGGGGGGCTGGAAATCCTTGAGCTGCCGGAAGCCTACAGAGGTTCCGAAGACTTCGGCCATCTGTCCAAACGAACGAAAGGCGCCTATTGCTTCGTCGGCAATGGGGAGGAGTATCCGAATGTCCATACGAGCGAATATGACTTCCGTGACAAATTGATCGAGACCGGTGTCCAGCTGTTCAAAGGGGTACTTGCACAATAA
- the qoxB gene encoding cytochrome aa3 quinol oxidase subunit I, whose protein sequence is MKWDEFFVTGEPMIYAAMVSIVVVSLAIPIALTYFKKWNWLWTNWLTTVDHKKIGVMYILAALLMLFRGGVDALLMRAQTAVPDNGLLDGQHYNEIFTTHGVIMILFMAMPFIIGLMNVVIPLQIGARDVAFPRLNAVSFWLFFAGAMLFNISFVIGGSPDAGWSAYFPLASLEFSPTVGNNYYSIALQIAGIGTLLTGINFLVTILKMRAPGMTLMKMPMFTWSVLITNVIIVFAFPVLTVALALMTLDRQFGTQFFAMQNGGMDMLWANLFWVWGHPEVYIVVLPAFGIYSEIISAFARKNLYGYKSMVVSMVAISLLSFVVWAHHFYTMGHGVMVNSVFSITTMAIAVPTGVKIFNWLFTLRKGKISFTTPMLYSLAFIPIFTIGGVTGVMLAMASADYQYHNTMFLVAHFHYVLIPGTVFAVIAGFHYWFPKVFGFRLNEKLGKSAFWFIIISFNVTFFPLFLLGLNGMTRRMYTYSESTGYGALNMLSMVGAVGLTIGFILLVYNIYWSTRYMPRDTDGDPWDARSLEWSTHSPVPEYNFAVIPKVNRLDAYWFAKKEGKPLADTAYEPIHMPNNSGMPVIMGAIFFFWGFFMVFSWWIPAIITGLVIIALMAHRSFEKDHGHYISVEEIERTENAYRGERHEN, encoded by the coding sequence ATGAAATGGGACGAATTTTTCGTAACCGGAGAGCCGATGATCTACGCAGCAATGGTAAGTATTGTCGTCGTTTCACTCGCGATTCCGATTGCGCTCACCTACTTTAAAAAGTGGAACTGGCTGTGGACCAACTGGCTCACCACTGTCGACCATAAAAAAATCGGTGTCATGTATATTCTCGCCGCCCTCCTCATGCTCTTCCGCGGAGGCGTCGATGCTCTGCTCATGCGGGCCCAGACAGCAGTTCCGGACAACGGACTGCTCGACGGTCAGCATTACAACGAAATCTTCACCACACACGGGGTCATCATGATCCTCTTCATGGCGATGCCGTTCATCATCGGGCTGATGAACGTGGTCATCCCTTTGCAGATCGGTGCCCGTGACGTCGCCTTCCCGCGGCTGAACGCCGTCAGCTTCTGGCTGTTCTTCGCCGGAGCCATGCTCTTCAACATATCGTTCGTCATCGGGGGATCGCCTGATGCAGGCTGGTCTGCGTACTTCCCGCTGGCAAGCCTCGAGTTCAGTCCGACGGTAGGAAACAACTATTACTCCATCGCCCTGCAGATTGCCGGGATCGGTACGCTATTGACAGGTATCAACTTCCTCGTGACCATCCTGAAAATGCGCGCTCCGGGAATGACGCTCATGAAGATGCCGATGTTCACTTGGTCGGTACTGATCACAAACGTGATCATCGTCTTCGCATTCCCTGTCCTGACGGTTGCCCTTGCACTGATGACACTCGACCGCCAGTTCGGAACACAGTTCTTCGCCATGCAGAACGGCGGGATGGACATGCTCTGGGCCAACCTGTTCTGGGTATGGGGTCATCCTGAAGTCTATATCGTCGTACTGCCGGCATTCGGGATCTACAGCGAGATCATCTCAGCGTTCGCACGTAAGAATCTGTACGGCTATAAGTCGATGGTCGTCAGTATGGTAGCGATCTCCCTGCTGTCGTTCGTCGTATGGGCCCACCACTTCTACACAATGGGTCACGGCGTCATGGTCAACAGCGTCTTCTCCATCACGACGATGGCGATCGCCGTACCGACCGGTGTCAAGATATTCAACTGGCTGTTCACCCTCCGGAAAGGGAAAATCAGCTTTACGACGCCGATGCTCTATTCTCTGGCGTTCATCCCGATTTTCACAATCGGCGGTGTGACGGGCGTCATGCTCGCCATGGCCAGTGCCGATTATCAATATCATAATACGATGTTCCTGGTCGCCCACTTCCACTATGTGCTGATCCCGGGTACCGTGTTCGCGGTCATCGCAGGATTCCACTACTGGTTTCCGAAAGTGTTCGGCTTCCGTCTCAACGAAAAACTGGGGAAATCGGCGTTCTGGTTCATCATCATCAGTTTCAATGTCACGTTCTTCCCGCTCTTCCTGCTGGGTCTGAACGGTATGACTCGCCGGATGTACACCTATTCGGAGAGCACAGGGTACGGTGCGCTTAACATGCTGTCTATGGTGGGAGCTGTCGGTCTGACGATCGGATTCATCCTCCTGGTGTACAACATTTACTGGAGCACCCGTTACATGCCGCGCGACACGGACGGAGATCCTTGGGACGCACGCTCGCTTGAATGGAGTACGCACAGTCCTGTACCGGAGTACAACTTTGCGGTCATCCCGAAAGTCAACCGTCTGGATGCTTACTGGTTTGCGAAAAAAGAAGGCAAACCACTGGCGGATACGGCTTACGAACCGATCCATATGCCGAATAACAGCGGGATGCCGGTTATCATGGGGGCCATCTTCTTCTTCTGGGGCTTCTTCATGGTTTTCAGCTGGTGGATTCCTGCCATCATCACCGGATTGGTCATCATCGCACTGATGGCACACCGATCATTCGAAAAAGATCACGGACACTACATTTCTGTTGAAGAAATTGAACGGACAGAAAATGCATATCGAGGTGAACGACATGAAAATTGA
- a CDS encoding CD3324 family protein: protein MNYVNAKKVLPEELLAAIQQHIQGETLYIPKQRGERLRWGTASGSRHTLDERNREIRRQFTEGERIGDLAAAYHLSADTIKKIVYTSK, encoded by the coding sequence GTGAACTATGTAAACGCAAAAAAAGTACTGCCGGAGGAACTGCTAGCAGCCATTCAGCAACATATCCAAGGAGAAACGCTGTACATTCCGAAACAACGCGGGGAACGGTTGCGCTGGGGAACCGCCTCCGGCAGCCGGCACACGCTGGATGAACGGAACCGCGAAATTCGGAGACAATTCACGGAAGGTGAACGGATCGGCGACTTGGCGGCCGCCTATCACCTGTCTGCTGACACCATCAAGAAGATCGTCTATACGAGTAAGTAA
- a CDS encoding FusB/FusC family EF-G-binding protein, whose product MTEKFIRNEQYNYISKQVAAMRQSTKPHLTPAVRNSIIALSADRILSCIPGLTAEQERLLDFTPYKTIEEYDHGLSRLAAYRLPFPEVTDPQLKKLFPKRKKLKLPDLTEFDLEQTTYLGWNDSRSNRKYLLYILDGRLEGLECSYSPNILHNTCSICHQQGPVTLVTTVTKERKANNPDYYRTIGNFICTDSIACNRAITSTDYLERLFKEALHR is encoded by the coding sequence ATGACAGAGAAATTCATCCGAAACGAACAATATAATTACATCAGCAAACAGGTGGCCGCTATGCGCCAAAGCACGAAACCACACTTGACGCCCGCTGTCAGGAATTCAATCATCGCATTGTCCGCGGACCGGATCTTATCCTGCATCCCCGGACTGACGGCGGAACAAGAGAGATTGCTGGACTTCACCCCATACAAGACGATTGAAGAATACGACCATGGCCTATCCCGCCTGGCTGCGTATCGTCTTCCATTCCCCGAAGTCACCGATCCGCAGTTGAAGAAATTATTTCCGAAACGCAAAAAGTTGAAACTGCCGGACCTGACGGAATTTGATTTGGAACAGACGACCTACCTGGGCTGGAACGACAGCCGGTCGAACCGAAAGTATTTGCTGTATATCCTCGATGGCAGGCTTGAGGGTCTCGAGTGCAGCTATTCCCCGAATATCCTGCATAACACGTGTTCCATCTGCCATCAGCAAGGGCCTGTCACGCTGGTTACGACCGTGACGAAAGAGCGCAAGGCGAACAATCCCGACTATTACCGGACGATCGGCAACTTCATCTGTACCGACAGCATTGCATGCAACCGGGCGATCACAAGTACGGATTACTTGGAAAGACTGTTCAAAGAGGCTCTCCATCGTTAA